In a genomic window of Methylovirgula sp. 4M-Z18:
- a CDS encoding class-II fumarase/aspartase family protein, with protein sequence MTFASVDTALTGPLFATARMRAIFSDEAQIATMLEAETALATAQAAIGLAPPALADRLRQLKSNDFDLVELGAQTALAGVPVIPFVKAVQARLPTELEPFFHQGSTTQDIVDTALVLRATKGLDELRSDLQGCLRGLLHLTEAHRATPCVGRTYGQHASPITFGAKVGVWASGITDVAARLNETRRRIAIASLDGPVGTFAAMGDKAEEVRRHFAEALGLDVFPTAWHAVRTRIAETGFWLAELIGSLAKMARDIGLLCSTEVGEVAEPFVKGRGGSSSMPHKRNPVSCTIILAAHAAAPGHVSTLLNAMAVDHERPIGLWHGEWHALPQLFALASGALHEARNLSEGLVVNAERMRANIDATAGMLFSDSLAEHLAQALGRGAAHAIVERAAQITRTSGRHLKDVGIDIAEVSSAELQQVWRAAFDLTPAITAGVAVADRAVALIAAALSHISESEL encoded by the coding sequence GTGACTTTCGCATCTGTCGATACCGCATTGACCGGGCCGCTGTTCGCGACCGCACGGATGCGCGCGATCTTTTCCGACGAAGCGCAAATCGCGACGATGCTCGAGGCGGAGACGGCGCTCGCAACCGCTCAAGCCGCAATCGGATTGGCTCCGCCAGCGCTGGCCGATCGCCTGCGGCAACTCAAGTCAAACGATTTCGATCTTGTCGAACTCGGCGCGCAGACGGCGCTGGCCGGTGTGCCGGTCATCCCTTTTGTGAAAGCCGTACAGGCCCGCCTGCCGACCGAACTCGAACCTTTTTTCCATCAAGGATCGACCACGCAAGATATCGTCGACACCGCCCTGGTCCTGCGCGCGACGAAGGGCCTCGATGAATTGCGAAGCGATCTGCAGGGATGTTTGCGCGGATTGCTTCATCTGACCGAAGCCCATCGCGCAACACCCTGCGTCGGGCGCACGTACGGACAGCACGCCAGCCCCATCACATTCGGCGCGAAGGTCGGTGTTTGGGCGTCGGGGATCACCGATGTCGCTGCGAGACTGAATGAAACCCGCCGCCGGATTGCCATCGCGTCTCTCGACGGGCCTGTGGGCACCTTCGCAGCTATGGGTGACAAAGCCGAAGAGGTTCGGCGGCATTTCGCCGAAGCGCTCGGATTAGACGTCTTTCCCACCGCCTGGCATGCGGTGCGCACGCGCATTGCCGAAACGGGTTTCTGGCTTGCCGAACTGATCGGCAGTCTGGCCAAGATGGCGCGCGACATCGGCCTGCTCTGTTCGACGGAAGTCGGGGAAGTGGCGGAACCCTTCGTCAAAGGGCGCGGCGGCTCATCCTCCATGCCGCACAAACGCAATCCGGTGTCCTGCACCATCATTCTCGCCGCGCATGCCGCGGCACCGGGGCACGTTTCGACCCTGCTCAACGCCATGGCCGTGGACCACGAGCGGCCGATCGGCCTGTGGCACGGCGAATGGCATGCGCTGCCGCAACTGTTCGCCCTCGCCTCCGGCGCATTGCACGAGGCGCGCAATTTGAGCGAGGGGCTTGTGGTGAATGCCGAGCGGATGCGCGCCAATATCGACGCGACGGCCGGCATGCTCTTCTCCGACAGTCTTGCCGAACATTTGGCCCAAGCCCTTGGACGCGGCGCGGCGCATGCCATCGTCGAGCGGGCCGCGCAGATCACGCGCACGAGCGGACGCCACCTGAAGGACGTCGGGATCGATATTGCGGAGGTTTCGAGCGCGGAGCTGCAACAGGTATGGCGCGCGGCTTTCGATCTGACGCCGGCCATCACGGCGGGTGTCGCGGTCGCCGACCGTGCCGTCGCCCTTATCGCCGCCGCTTTGTCGCATATTTCTGAATCGGAGTTATGA
- a CDS encoding MFS transporter, whose amino-acid sequence MTADAINIRTILNESRFTAFHWLVFGMCFFIVLLDGFDTSAIGYVAPALVSEWGIARPDLAPVLSAALFGLAFGALAAGPLADSFGRKRIMIGAVLIFALASFASARAGDVNALTIWRFVTGVGLGAAMPNAVTMMSEYCPDRLRALITNAMFCGFPLGASLGGFVAAWMIPQWGWRSVLLLGGTAPFLLCLILIWKMPESIRYLVAREGDPDKITAILRRFAPAGARAKAFFLDEPGRVAKAGPALIVSKPYLVGSLMLWIAYFMGLVIFYALINWMPVLLKDAGLDPRTATLIAALFPLGGIGAIASGWLMDHYNANKVLAVFYLLTAAAVYAIGQAAGSSGLLAFIVFLGGALMNTAQSSLPALAAQFYPTAGRATGVAFMLGVGRFGGIAGSFLVAELTRRQVDFSGIFAIVAIAGVIATIALIVKYFAHPEAPAGAGSDVLMSH is encoded by the coding sequence ATGACCGCAGATGCCATAAACATCCGCACCATACTCAATGAAAGCCGGTTCACGGCATTTCACTGGCTGGTCTTCGGGATGTGCTTTTTTATTGTTCTGCTGGACGGATTTGACACGTCGGCCATCGGCTATGTGGCGCCAGCGCTTGTCAGCGAATGGGGGATTGCCCGGCCTGACCTTGCGCCCGTCCTGAGCGCTGCCTTGTTCGGCCTCGCCTTCGGTGCGCTCGCAGCGGGGCCTTTGGCCGACAGCTTCGGACGCAAACGCATCATGATTGGCGCGGTGTTGATCTTCGCCCTCGCCTCCTTCGCCTCGGCCCGCGCGGGCGACGTGAATGCGCTGACCATCTGGCGCTTCGTCACCGGTGTCGGGCTCGGCGCCGCCATGCCCAATGCCGTGACAATGATGAGCGAATATTGCCCCGATCGGCTCCGCGCCCTCATTACCAATGCGATGTTCTGCGGCTTTCCGCTCGGAGCGTCGCTCGGCGGCTTTGTGGCAGCTTGGATGATTCCGCAATGGGGCTGGCGCTCGGTCTTGCTGCTCGGCGGCACGGCACCTTTCCTGCTGTGTCTCATCCTGATTTGGAAAATGCCGGAATCGATCCGCTATCTTGTCGCCCGCGAGGGTGACCCAGACAAGATCACGGCCATTTTACGGCGCTTCGCGCCGGCCGGCGCTCGGGCAAAGGCATTCTTTTTGGACGAGCCGGGCCGTGTCGCCAAGGCCGGTCCCGCGCTGATCGTTTCCAAGCCGTATCTGGTCGGCTCGCTGATGCTGTGGATCGCCTATTTCATGGGTCTGGTGATCTTCTACGCGCTCATCAACTGGATGCCCGTTTTGCTCAAGGACGCAGGGCTCGACCCGCGGACGGCAACCCTCATCGCAGCGCTTTTCCCGCTCGGCGGCATTGGGGCGATCGCCTCCGGCTGGTTGATGGATCATTACAACGCCAACAAGGTCCTCGCGGTGTTTTACCTGCTCACCGCAGCAGCAGTCTATGCCATCGGACAAGCCGCCGGCAGTTCGGGACTGCTCGCCTTCATCGTGTTCCTTGGCGGCGCCCTGATGAATACGGCGCAATCGTCGCTGCCGGCGCTCGCCGCGCAATTCTATCCCACCGCGGGCCGAGCGACCGGTGTCGCCTTCATGCTGGGCGTCGGTCGTTTCGGCGGGATCGCGGGCTCTTTTCTGGTCGCCGAACTGACCCGCCGTCAGGTCGATTTCAGCGGCATTTTCGCGATCGTCGCCATTGCGGGGGTCATCGCGACAATCGCTCTGATCGTCAAATATTTTGCCCACCCCGAGGCGCCGGCCGGCGCCGGATCCGATGTGCTGATGTCCCATTGA
- the pobA gene encoding 4-hydroxybenzoate 3-monooxygenase: MRTQVAIIGAGPAGLLLGQLLHRANIDAVIVERKSANYVLSRIRAGVLEQGTVNLLHEAGVADRLRSEGIVHEGAEIESVGARHRIDFKGLTGKTVTIYGQTEVTADLMTAREASDAPTIYEADEVRLHDIDSRFPRVSYVKDGVRAEIACDFIAGCDGFHGVCRQSIPADAWQAHERIYPFGWLGLLVEKPPIDKELVYINHLRGFALCSMRSSHRSRYYLQCTLAERVEEWPDERFWRELSARLDPALATRLQIGSSIEKSIAPLRSFVAEPLRYGNLFLAGDAAHIVPPTGAKGLNLAASDVFYLWQALREHYRTGSNTALDQYSSRALARVWKAERFSWWMTHLLHRFPGATSFEQKIQEAELSYLFQSEAAQKVLAENYVGLPY; this comes from the coding sequence ATGCGCACACAAGTCGCCATTATCGGGGCCGGACCTGCAGGCCTTTTGCTCGGCCAATTGCTGCATCGCGCCAATATCGATGCAGTTATTGTCGAGCGAAAATCGGCCAATTATGTCCTCAGCCGTATCCGCGCCGGTGTCTTGGAACAAGGCACGGTCAATCTGCTGCACGAGGCCGGCGTTGCGGATCGTTTGCGCAGCGAAGGCATCGTCCATGAGGGCGCGGAGATCGAGAGCGTGGGCGCGCGTCATCGAATCGATTTCAAGGGCCTGACAGGCAAGACGGTGACGATCTATGGTCAAACGGAAGTCACCGCCGACCTCATGACGGCGCGTGAAGCGTCCGATGCGCCAACGATCTATGAAGCCGACGAGGTGCGGCTGCATGACATCGACTCGCGCTTCCCCCGCGTCTCGTATGTCAAGGATGGTGTTCGGGCAGAAATCGCCTGCGACTTCATTGCCGGCTGCGACGGCTTTCACGGCGTTTGCCGTCAAAGCATTCCGGCGGACGCGTGGCAGGCGCATGAACGGATTTATCCGTTCGGTTGGCTCGGCCTTCTCGTCGAGAAGCCGCCGATCGATAAGGAGCTGGTCTATATCAATCATCTGCGCGGCTTCGCCCTGTGTTCGATGCGCTCATCGCACCGCAGCCGTTATTATCTGCAATGCACGCTTGCCGAACGGGTCGAGGAATGGCCTGATGAGCGGTTCTGGCGCGAATTGTCTGCCCGGCTCGACCCAGCGCTCGCCACGCGATTGCAAATCGGATCTTCGATCGAGAAGAGTATCGCACCGCTGCGCAGCTTCGTTGCCGAACCCTTGCGCTATGGCAATCTGTTCCTCGCGGGAGACGCGGCCCACATCGTGCCGCCGACCGGCGCCAAGGGGCTGAATCTGGCTGCAAGCGATGTGTTCTACCTCTGGCAGGCGCTGCGCGAGCATTATCGGACCGGGTCCAACACGGCACTCGATCAATATTCTTCACGTGCCCTCGCGCGCGTCTGGAAAGCCGAGCGGTTCTCCTGGTGGATGACCCATCTGCTGCATCGCTTTCCAGGTGCGACGAGTTTCGAGCAGAAAATCCAGGAAGCCGAACTCAGCTATCTGTTTCAATCCGAAGCTGCCCAAAAGGTGCTTGCCGAAAACTATGTTGGTTTGCCGTACTGA
- the pcaG gene encoding protocatechuate 3,4-dioxygenase subunit alpha has product MMTLLPYLKETVSQTAGPYVHIGLVPHQAGFDIFEKNFSNILATPDAKGEKIVLEGRVIDGQGAPVYDALLEIWQADAEGNYVQPPQDGFAAGAFRGWGRVGTDFATGLYRFETVKPGSVMGRSSRLMAPHINIWIVARGINIGLHTRAYFSDESERNAADPVLKLIEHAERRKTLIAAREERDAQVVYRFDIRLQGEDETVFFDM; this is encoded by the coding sequence ATGATGACGCTGCTTCCCTATCTCAAAGAAACCGTCTCGCAGACCGCAGGTCCCTATGTCCATATCGGCCTGGTGCCGCACCAGGCGGGCTTCGACATTTTCGAGAAGAACTTCTCCAACATCCTGGCAACTCCGGACGCCAAAGGCGAAAAAATCGTCCTCGAAGGCCGAGTCATCGATGGCCAGGGCGCCCCGGTCTATGACGCCCTGCTGGAAATCTGGCAGGCCGATGCCGAGGGCAACTATGTTCAACCGCCGCAGGATGGATTCGCGGCCGGCGCCTTCCGCGGCTGGGGACGCGTGGGAACCGATTTCGCCACCGGCCTTTATCGCTTCGAAACGGTCAAGCCGGGATCCGTCATGGGCCGCAGCAGCCGATTGATGGCACCGCATATCAACATCTGGATCGTCGCCCGCGGCATCAACATCGGCCTTCACACCCGCGCCTATTTTTCCGACGAGTCCGAGCGCAACGCTGCCGATCCTGTTCTCAAACTCATCGAACACGCTGAGCGTCGCAAGACATTGATCGCAGCGCGCGAAGAGCGCGACGCACAAGTGGTTTACCGCTTCGATATCCGCCTTCAGGGCGAGGACGAAACGGTATTCTTCGACATGTAG
- the pcaH gene encoding protocatechuate 3,4-dioxygenase subunit beta: MNAPSEFYTRDRTRHPPAYTPGYKTSILRSPRQALLSLQNSLSEVTGPAFGHSDLGPLDNDLLKNYLHGGEPIGERIVVHGRVLDENARPVPNVLIEFWQANAGGRYRHKNDHYLAPIDPNFGGCGRTLSGADGSYHLRTIRPGPYPWRNGGNSWRPAHIHFSVFGSGFAQRLITQMYFEGDPLIPICPIVRTIPDPDAVQQLIAPLDLNASIPLDSLAYRFDIVLRGRRSTLFENRLEGN; the protein is encoded by the coding sequence ATGAACGCGCCCAGCGAATTTTATACCCGCGACCGAACCCGCCATCCGCCGGCCTATACGCCCGGCTACAAGACCAGCATTTTGCGCTCTCCACGCCAAGCGCTGCTGTCCTTGCAAAACAGCCTATCCGAAGTGACCGGACCTGCGTTCGGCCATAGTGATCTCGGTCCGCTCGACAACGACCTTCTCAAAAACTACCTGCACGGCGGCGAACCGATCGGCGAACGCATCGTCGTGCACGGGCGGGTCCTCGATGAAAATGCCCGCCCGGTTCCCAATGTTCTGATCGAATTCTGGCAGGCCAATGCGGGCGGCCGGTATCGCCACAAGAACGACCATTACCTCGCGCCGATCGACCCGAACTTCGGCGGCTGCGGCCGCACGCTGAGCGGCGCAGACGGATCCTATCACCTGCGGACAATCCGGCCTGGCCCCTACCCCTGGCGCAACGGCGGCAACTCCTGGCGCCCAGCCCATATTCATTTCTCGGTCTTCGGCAGCGGCTTTGCCCAGCGGCTCATCACACAGATGTATTTCGAGGGCGATCCGCTTATTCCGATTTGTCCTATCGTCCGCACGATCCCGGACCCGGACGCCGTGCAGCAATTGATTGCGCCACTCGATCTCAACGCGTCGATCCCGCTCGACTCGCTGGCCTACCGCTTCGATATCGTCTTGCGCGGCCGGCGCTCGACCCTCTTCGAAAACCGTTTGGAAGGGAACTGA